DNA from Alkalispirochaeta americana:
GGCTGGGCGATTCTCTGGAACCCCTGCGGGAAATTCAGCGGGTTCTTCGATCCCGGGAAGAACTGTTATCGGATATTCCCAACCTCTGGCCCGTGGGGGGCGGAGTTGGCCGGGTTCTGCGAGAGTTCGGTCCGAACATTCATCCCATAACCGGCGCCTGGTATATTCATAAGGGCACGGTCATTGCTGCTCCTCCGGGAAGTCCTGTGGTAGCCAGCGCCAACGGTCGAGTTGTAGAGATGGGCTACGATCCGGAATACGGACTCTACGTCTATCTTCGTCATAAATACGGCTTTCGGACGCGCTATTCCCACCTTCAGAGGGTAGCCGTTCGGGAGGGGCAAGACCTCCTTCAGGGAGAGGAGATCGGTTCTGTGGGAAACAGCGGTCTTTCACCAGAGCCCGGCCTGGACTTTGTCGTGAAAATCGGTACCGATGTGGTTGATCCTGCGGCGTTCCTCAAGATACGAAGCCGCCTTGATCGCCGGAGAATGTGATCAGCTGGAGAACATTATGATGACGGTGGAAGAGCTCGCGGGGAAAGGCAGGAGACATGGCGGTAACTGAATCAACTCTGGTAAACTCCATCGTCGGCGCAGGCACCTTTTTCAAGGGGCAGATTGATGTCTCGGGACTCCTGCGAATCGATGGCGATTTCAGCGGAGGCGTAAAGACCTCGGGAAGAGTCATCGTCGGTCGCGGGGGCAGGGCAGATTGCACAATCGATGCGGCTACCGTGGTAATCGGCGGTGTCTTTCGTGGTACCATCTACGCCAGTGAGAAAGTGATCCTTCTGGAGACCGCCATGGTTCTCGGGAACATTTTTGCTCCCCGCCTTATCGCGGATTCAGGGGTTATCCTGGACGGGGCTGTGCACCTTCGCGGAGTCGAGCAGAAAGATCCCCGTCAGACCGTGCCGGCTGGCGAAAAGACCGTCTCCGAGGCAGGTTCTCACCGAAGAAAGCGTCGCTCCGGGCGTCGCCGTCTTCCCGTGGGAAACCTCTGACAGGCCTATGGAACCGATTCGGCCAAAGCAACCGGTCTCTTCCCGGCGCCGTCTGCGTGGAACCGCTTCTTCCGGAAAGGGAGAGGTTGGGGAACAGTCCTTTGATCGGCACTTGGCGGCCGAGGCCGCACGGGGGCTGGAGCAACCTCCGGCCTCCGAAGTCGACCAGGCAGGAGGTTCTCATCCGCTTGCGGGGTTGCCCGGGGTCGACGCCCCCACGGAAGAACTCTTCGATGCGGTTCATCTGGCGGGGCAACGGCTTCTCGACGAACGGACCTATTCGGCCGTGCAGCAATATCGGGAGGCTGTTCGCCGCTTTGTCGGCAAAGTTCTTGCTCAGGCCAATAGTGTTGAGATCCACGAATCCGGTCCGGGGTTGATTTCCCGCAAACGATATTATCTAATTACAGAGATCAATCGTTCCGTGGAGCGGCTTCTGGAGGGGCTCCAGCGGACCCAGTCTCAGCAACTCGAGATCCTCTCTCGTCTTGAGGAGATCGAGGGAATGCTGGTCGATCTCTTTCAGTGACACCGGTCAAGGGTCCGGCCGTGAGTAGCGCAGGAAAATGTGAGGAGTATTCGATGGATTACGTCGTGCGAAATATGCACAGTCGCGAAACCGATCTCTGCGATTGTGGGGATCTTCCCGTAGAACCAAAAACCAGGATTGTCTACGAGGGGCGTTACGGAATAGATCTCGGTGTTGTCCTGGGGACGGTCCAGGAAGGAACGCGGAAAAAGTACAAGGATTGCTTCAAGGCGGTACGAGTTGCCCAGGAGCGGGATCTTGAAAGTTATCGTGAGCAGGATTTGCAGGCCAGGGACGCAGCCAGAACCTGTGCGGAACGGGTTGAATCCCATAAGCTCGATATGCATGTTGTGAGCGCCCATTATACCCTGGATAAGTCAAAGTTGCTCTTTTTCTTTGTCTCCGACCACCGGGTCGATTTCCGGATGCTCGTCCGCGACCTGGTGGGAATCTTTCAGGTGCGGGTTGAGTTGCGTCAGATTGGCGTGCGCGATGAGACGAGAATAATCGGAGGGATGGGCATCTGCGGGCGTCGGCTCTGTTGCAACGGCATATCAGACAAGCTTCCGCCGGTGTCGATCCGCATGGCCAAGGATCAGAATTATTCCCTGAACTCCATGAAAGTCTCCGGCCCCTGTGGCCGTCTTCTGTGCTGTCTCTCCTACGAGCACCAGTTTTATCAAGAAGAGCGCCGAAAATATCCCCGGGAAGGGGCGCTGGTGGAGCTTGACGAGGCGGTTCTCAAGGTCCAGGAGATCAACATTCTCAATGGCCAGGTCCGGCTTTCCGGGACCGAAGGGCAGCATCTCACCGTTCCTGTTTGTTCCTTGCACCGTCAGAGTGTTCCCCAGGGCAAGAAAAAAGATCGTCGACGTTCCGTGGAGTGGGTCCTTAATCCTGAGGGGTGTCCCGAGGCGGCGCAGGCCCTCTCTGCTGATGAGATGGATGGTCAAATTGAAATCGATGGAGTGTAGCGTAGAGTCCGTCCCGATCCAGAAGTTCCTGGTGGGTTCCTGACTCGACAAGCTCGCCCCGGGAGAGCACCAGGATACGATGGGCGTGTTGAATCGTCGAAAGGCGGTGGGCTACAACCAGGGATGTCCGTCCCCGGGTGATCGTATCAACGGCCTGCTGAAGTTTTTTCTCGGTCTCGCTATCGATGCTGGAGGTCGCCTCGTCCAGGACCAGCACGGGTGGATCGTGTATCAGGACACGGGCAAAGGCCAGGAGTTGGCGTTGCCCGGCGGAGATGTTGCTCCCCCCCTCGGTGAGAGGCGTATCGAGGCCCTGGGGTAACCCCTCGATAAAGGCCGCTACTTGCACGGCTCGGCAGGCCTCCAGTACTTTTTCGTCGGCGACATCCTTCCCAAGGGTGATGTTGTTGCGGATCGTGTCATTAAAGAGAAAAACATCCTGTTGTATCTGCTGCACGGCCTGTCGGAGCTCCGCCAGACGGTAATCCCGCACATCCCGTCCCTCGAGCTGGACCGATCCCCCGGTCACATCCCAGAGACGAGTCAGAAGGTTGATGACAGTCGTCTTGCCCGACCCTGTGGAGCCCACCAGAGCGATTAATTCTCCCGGGCGTGCCCTGAAGGAAACACCTTTCAGGATGGGTTCGCCCGGCCGGTAGGAGAAGTGGACATCCCTGAACTCTACAGCCCCGGAAACGGACTGTACCGGAAGAGGGCTGTTGCCGGTATCGGGAATCCGCTGGTCCTGATCAAGAAGATCAAAGACCCGCTCGCTTCCCGCCATGGCGCTTTGAAGTAGCGTAAACTGCTCCGATATGGTCATGACGGGCATGTAAAATCGCCGGATCAAATTTGTGAAGGCGATCAGAACACCCAGGGAGACGATCTCGGCCTGGAGAAGAGTTGCTCCAAAGAAGATCACCACTGCCAGGGACGTGCTGGACATGAAATCCACCAGAGGGCGGAACACGGCAAAGACCTGCATCTCCGCGAGATTCGCCTTTGTGAGGGTCTCGTTTTTCCGGGTGAACTCCTGGTTGCTTCGTTTTTGCTGGACAAAGATCTGGACAATCTCCATCCCTGAAACGTGTTCCGAGAGGTAGGCGTTCAGGTCGCTCACGGCATGGCGTACCGCCCGGTAGGCTTCCCTGGCCTTCCGTCGAATGATATCGGTGATGAAGAGAACCGGAACCATGCTGACCAGTGTTATTGTGGCCAGACGGGGGTTGAGGGCAAACATGGTCACCACCACGGCGAACATAAGGCTCACGTTGCGCGCCAGTTCCGCCAGGACAGAGGTGAAGAGATCGTTGATCGTCTCGACGTCGTTCGTAATGCGCGTGACCAGGCGGCCCACAGGTTGATCTCCCAGGAACCCCAGGTGCTGCGCCAGGGTATGGCTGAAGAGGTCATGGCGAAGTTTTTTCATCACCAGTTGGCCTGTGAAGGCTGTGAGGTAGACCTGGCCAAATGCGCCGACGAGGACTGCCAGCAATACGCCCAGGAAGAGCAGGCCCTGGCGGTGAAGGCCCTGGATCTGGTGCTGAAGGAGTGCCCGGCGTTCCCGGGCCGAGAGGGGCTCCAGAGCACTGCGGGGGAAGGATATCCATCGGTGATCGCTGTCTCGCAGGGAAGGGCCCAGGGCCTCCAGAATCTCCGGGTGTTCTTTCGCCACGTCTTTGGGAATAAGGGTGAAGGATTCCCGGGAGAGAAGGCCCTGTTCGCGTAAATCATCGCGGATTGCCCGGGGTATCCTGTCAAGGCGATCTTCCCGCAGATAGATCGCTCCGTTTATGGTGCGGGTTTCTCCGGGTGAAGCGATCTGCCCCAGCGCTGATTCGTCCAGGCGGTTCCAGTGCTCCATGATATGGTGATCGATCGTCCTCTGAATGATCACCGGCAGAAGGACCTCCCCCGCCGTAGCCACCACGAGGCAGACCAGGGTAGCGGCTATGAGGCCCCGAAAGGGTGCTGCGTAGCGGGCAATCCGCCGGATTAATCCAAAGTCGTAGCTGGCGATTATCGTCTCGTCCTGGTGGTGAATCATGGGCCTTCCCCGATATGTTCAAGTTGCTGGAGCCGTGCGATATCCCGGTATAAGCCGGGGATGGCCAGAAGTTCCTGGTGAGACCCCCGGTTCGAAACT
Protein-coding regions in this window:
- a CDS encoding bactofilin family protein — translated: MAVTESTLVNSIVGAGTFFKGQIDVSGLLRIDGDFSGGVKTSGRVIVGRGGRADCTIDAATVVIGGVFRGTIYASEKVILLETAMVLGNIFAPRLIADSGVILDGAVHLRGVEQKDPRQTVPAGEKTVSEAGSHRRKRRSGRRRLPVGNL
- a CDS encoding YaaR family protein yields the protein MEPIRPKQPVSSRRRLRGTASSGKGEVGEQSFDRHLAAEAARGLEQPPASEVDQAGGSHPLAGLPGVDAPTEELFDAVHLAGQRLLDERTYSAVQQYREAVRRFVGKVLAQANSVEIHESGPGLISRKRYYLITEINRSVERLLEGLQRTQSQQLEILSRLEEIEGMLVDLFQ
- a CDS encoding PSP1 domain-containing protein translates to MDYVVRNMHSRETDLCDCGDLPVEPKTRIVYEGRYGIDLGVVLGTVQEGTRKKYKDCFKAVRVAQERDLESYREQDLQARDAARTCAERVESHKLDMHVVSAHYTLDKSKLLFFFVSDHRVDFRMLVRDLVGIFQVRVELRQIGVRDETRIIGGMGICGRRLCCNGISDKLPPVSIRMAKDQNYSLNSMKVSGPCGRLLCCLSYEHQFYQEERRKYPREGALVELDEAVLKVQEINILNGQVRLSGTEGQHLTVPVCSLHRQSVPQGKKKDRRRSVEWVLNPEGCPEAAQALSADEMDGQIEIDGV
- a CDS encoding ABC transporter ATP-binding protein, producing MIHHQDETIIASYDFGLIRRIARYAAPFRGLIAATLVCLVVATAGEVLLPVIIQRTIDHHIMEHWNRLDESALGQIASPGETRTINGAIYLREDRLDRIPRAIRDDLREQGLLSRESFTLIPKDVAKEHPEILEALGPSLRDSDHRWISFPRSALEPLSARERRALLQHQIQGLHRQGLLFLGVLLAVLVGAFGQVYLTAFTGQLVMKKLRHDLFSHTLAQHLGFLGDQPVGRLVTRITNDVETINDLFTSVLAELARNVSLMFAVVVTMFALNPRLATITLVSMVPVLFITDIIRRKAREAYRAVRHAVSDLNAYLSEHVSGMEIVQIFVQQKRSNQEFTRKNETLTKANLAEMQVFAVFRPLVDFMSSTSLAVVIFFGATLLQAEIVSLGVLIAFTNLIRRFYMPVMTISEQFTLLQSAMAGSERVFDLLDQDQRIPDTGNSPLPVQSVSGAVEFRDVHFSYRPGEPILKGVSFRARPGELIALVGSTGSGKTTVINLLTRLWDVTGGSVQLEGRDVRDYRLAELRQAVQQIQQDVFLFNDTIRNNITLGKDVADEKVLEACRAVQVAAFIEGLPQGLDTPLTEGGSNISAGQRQLLAFARVLIHDPPVLVLDEATSSIDSETEKKLQQAVDTITRGRTSLVVAHRLSTIQHAHRILVLSRGELVESGTHQELLDRDGLYATLHRFQFDHPSHQQRGPAPPRDTPQD
- a CDS encoding M23 family metallopeptidase, translating into MAHDTSRKNRRIQRGPGKGGWRFRKILTQRFTIMLIPHSERSVFNFQISLVSLGTLLLAGLFLVASFLYLSSVRIGTGAMVESQAEEISQSQVDLETTIREIQKVLRVAHAFDEEMVDTLNSLGVERHDAAQTSGVTRGDLAEFSDLQVVADDRAREIQDLRNLSERLGDSLEPLREIQRVLRSREELLSDIPNLWPVGGGVGRVLREFGPNIHPITGAWYIHKGTVIAAPPGSPVVASANGRVVEMGYDPEYGLYVYLRHKYGFRTRYSHLQRVAVREGQDLLQGEEIGSVGNSGLSPEPGLDFVVKIGTDVVDPAAFLKIRSRLDRRRM